One window of Marinobacterium aestuarii genomic DNA carries:
- the fghA gene encoding S-formylglutathione hydrolase, whose translation MSIENLSCNKSFGGWHKQYSHYSNTLNCAMRFAIYLPPQALSGAKVPALYWLSGLTCSDENFMQKAGAQRIAAELGMAIIAPDTSPRGDEVADNDGYDLGKGAGFYVNATQAPWNRHYQMYDYVLNELPALVESMFPVSDQRSIAGHSMGGHGALVLALRNPQRYRSVSAFSPISNPVNCPWGKKALSAYLGIDSAGWADYDASLLMRQASQCVPARVDQGEADDFLSAQLKPDTLEAAATFSGYPLELNRHEGYDHSYYFIASFIEQHLRFHARHLGQY comes from the coding sequence ATGAGCATTGAAAACCTCAGCTGTAATAAAAGCTTCGGGGGCTGGCACAAGCAGTACAGCCATTATTCGAATACGCTCAATTGCGCCATGCGCTTTGCGATTTACCTGCCGCCCCAAGCCTTGAGCGGCGCCAAGGTGCCGGCACTTTACTGGCTGTCTGGCCTGACTTGCAGCGATGAAAACTTTATGCAAAAAGCCGGTGCCCAGCGCATCGCCGCAGAGCTCGGCATGGCCATTATTGCGCCGGACACCAGCCCCCGCGGCGATGAGGTGGCGGATAATGACGGCTACGATCTGGGCAAAGGGGCCGGCTTCTATGTGAACGCCACCCAGGCGCCCTGGAACCGTCACTACCAGATGTACGACTATGTGCTGAACGAACTGCCGGCACTGGTCGAATCCATGTTCCCGGTCAGCGACCAGAGATCCATTGCCGGTCATTCCATGGGCGGCCACGGTGCCCTGGTGCTGGCACTGCGCAACCCGCAACGCTATCGTTCAGTCTCCGCCTTCAGCCCGATCAGCAATCCGGTCAATTGCCCCTGGGGCAAGAAAGCCTTGAGTGCTTACCTGGGTATAGATAGCGCCGGCTGGGCCGACTATGACGCCAGCCTGCTGATGCGCCAGGCCAGCCAGTGTGTGCCGGCGCGGGTGGACCAGGGCGAAGCCGATGACTTCCTCAGCGCGCAGCTCAAGCCCGACACCCTGGAAGCCGCCGCCACTTTCAGCGGTTACCCGCTGGAGCTGAACCGCCACGAAGGCTACGACCACAGCTATTACTTTATCGCCAGCTTCATAGAGCAGCACCTGCGCTTTCATGCCAGGCACCTAGGCCAGTATTAG
- a CDS encoding S-(hydroxymethyl)glutathione dehydrogenase/class III alcohol dehydrogenase, whose amino-acid sequence MTQIIKSKAAIAWGPKQPLSIEEVDVMPPQAGEVRVRIIASGVCHTDAFTLSGDDPEGIFPVILGHEGGGIVESVGEGVTSLQVGDHVIPLYTPECGECKFCTSGKTNLCQKIRETQGKGLMPDGTSRFFKDGQPIFHYMGCSTFSEYTVLPEISLAKISKKAPLEEVCLLGCGVTTGMGAVMNTAKVEEGATVAIFGMGGIGLSAVIGATMAKADRIIAIDINESKFDLARQLGATDCINPKDYDKPIQDVIVELTDGGVDYSFECIGNVNVMRSALECCHKGWGESVVIGVAGAGQEISTRPFQLVTGRVWRGSAFGGVKGRSELPGIVERYMQGEFQLNDFITHTMGLEGINEAFDLMHEGKSIRSVIHFDT is encoded by the coding sequence ATGACTCAGATAATCAAATCCAAAGCCGCCATTGCCTGGGGCCCGAAACAGCCGTTGTCCATCGAAGAAGTCGATGTGATGCCGCCCCAGGCCGGTGAAGTTCGAGTGCGCATTATCGCCAGCGGCGTCTGCCATACCGATGCCTTTACCCTGTCAGGTGATGATCCGGAAGGCATCTTCCCGGTCATCCTCGGCCACGAAGGCGGTGGCATCGTGGAATCAGTCGGCGAAGGCGTGACCAGCCTGCAGGTCGGCGACCACGTGATCCCGCTCTATACCCCTGAGTGCGGCGAGTGCAAGTTCTGCACATCCGGCAAGACCAACCTGTGCCAGAAAATCCGCGAAACCCAGGGCAAGGGCCTGATGCCGGACGGCACCAGCCGCTTCTTTAAAGACGGTCAGCCGATCTTCCATTACATGGGTTGCTCCACCTTCTCCGAGTACACGGTGCTGCCGGAAATATCCCTGGCCAAGATCAGCAAGAAAGCGCCGCTGGAAGAAGTCTGTCTGCTCGGCTGTGGCGTCACCACCGGCATGGGGGCGGTCATGAACACCGCCAAGGTAGAAGAAGGTGCCACCGTAGCCATCTTTGGCATGGGCGGCATAGGCCTGTCCGCTGTGATAGGCGCCACCATGGCCAAGGCCGACCGCATCATCGCCATCGATATCAATGAAAGCAAGTTTGACCTGGCGCGTCAGCTGGGCGCCACCGACTGCATCAACCCGAAAGATTACGACAAGCCCATCCAGGATGTGATAGTCGAACTGACTGACGGCGGTGTGGACTACTCCTTCGAGTGTATCGGCAACGTCAACGTGATGCGCTCTGCGCTGGAATGCTGCCACAAGGGCTGGGGCGAGTCGGTCGTTATCGGCGTGGCCGGCGCCGGCCAGGAAATCTCTACCCGTCCGTTCCAGCTGGTCACAGGCAGGGTCTGGCGAGGTTCTGCCTTCGGTGGCGTCAAGGGCCGCTCCGAGCTGCCCGGCATCGTCGAGCGCTACATGCAGGGTGAGTTTCAGCTCAACGACTTCATCACCCATACCATGGGTCTGGAAGGGATCAACGAGGCCTTCGACCTGATGCACGAAGGCAAGAGCATTCGCTCCGTTATTCACTTCGACACGTAA
- a CDS encoding LysR substrate-binding domain-containing protein, with product MFMWEGVSEFVAVAEAESFTAAAKRLGISTAQVSRQVSALEARLSTKLFYRTTRKVSVTEAGQIYYQHCRQVLDGLEEAERTITNLQLAPRGKLRITAPVTYGEKTIAPLVNDFVLRYPELEVQLRLTNQTLDLVAEGYDLAVRLGKLEDSSMMAKRLSSRTQFVCASQDYLSTYGVPHSLSELEQHNCLQGNLDYWRFQEQGKARNVRVKGNISCDSGWVLLDAALKGIGIVQLPDYYVRPALDSGQLLPLLQHYQEADEGIWAIYPHNRHLSPKVRMLLDFIGEALG from the coding sequence ATGTTTATGTGGGAAGGGGTGAGCGAGTTTGTCGCGGTGGCTGAGGCGGAGAGTTTTACCGCTGCCGCCAAGCGGCTGGGCATTTCCACGGCTCAGGTCAGCCGGCAGGTCAGTGCGCTGGAAGCCCGGTTGTCGACCAAACTGTTTTATCGCACGACCCGCAAGGTCTCGGTGACTGAAGCCGGGCAGATTTATTATCAGCACTGTCGGCAGGTGCTCGATGGACTGGAGGAGGCGGAGCGTACCATCACCAACCTGCAGCTGGCGCCCAGGGGCAAGTTGCGGATTACGGCGCCGGTGACCTATGGGGAGAAAACCATAGCCCCGCTGGTGAATGACTTCGTGCTGCGTTACCCGGAGCTTGAAGTGCAACTGCGCCTGACCAATCAGACGCTGGATCTGGTGGCCGAAGGCTATGATCTGGCCGTAAGGCTGGGCAAGCTGGAGGACTCCAGCATGATGGCCAAACGGTTGTCGTCAAGAACCCAGTTTGTGTGCGCCTCGCAGGATTACCTGTCGACCTATGGCGTGCCCCACTCGCTGTCGGAGCTGGAGCAGCACAACTGTCTGCAGGGCAACCTGGATTACTGGCGCTTTCAGGAGCAGGGCAAGGCGCGCAATGTCCGGGTAAAAGGCAATATCAGCTGTGACAGCGGCTGGGTCTTGCTGGATGCCGCCCTGAAAGGCATCGGTATTGTGCAGCTGCCGGATTATTATGTTCGGCCCGCGCTGGATTCAGGGCAGTTGCTGCCTTTGCTGCAGCACTACCAGGAGGCTGATGAGGGCATCTGGGCCATCTATCCCCAT